A genomic window from Luteolibacter sp. LG18 includes:
- the speD gene encoding adenosylmethionine decarboxylase, with protein MTLAWHTLIDFHECDLARLTDGDGLRTAMLEAIATAGGTYVTDIFHQFSPHGLSGVVVIAESHVAIHTWPEHRFAAVDIFSCSPALDQEVIIARLGEWLEAEGRRVDPRERGLHAHRTVSEYGQKVG; from the coding sequence ATGACCCTCGCCTGGCACACCCTGATCGACTTCCACGAGTGCGACCTCGCCCGCCTCACCGATGGCGACGGCCTGCGCACGGCCATGCTGGAGGCCATCGCCACCGCCGGAGGCACCTACGTGACGGACATTTTCCACCAGTTCAGCCCCCACGGTCTGAGCGGGGTGGTGGTGATCGCGGAGAGCCACGTGGCCATCCACACCTGGCCGGAGCACCGCTTCGCCGCCGTGGACATTTTCTCGTGCAGCCCCGCGCTCGATCAGGAGGTCATCATTGCCCGCCTCGGCGAGTGGCTGGAGGCGGAGGGCCGCCGGGTCGATCCCCGGGAGCGAGGCCTGCATGCCCACCGCACCGTTTCAGAATACGGCCAAAAAGTCGGGTAA
- a CDS encoding autotransporter-associated beta strand repeat-containing protein, which produces MTFVTTAPLVHAATRTWDGGATVAGTNGAGVNMGTAANWSADTLPVAGDTIEFTGFDSATTDLVMTSTLGGSGTGSGLAAFNVNQANALSFSGSTTSFYTRLANGGTFTVSSGAGAITFGTNARMICGAGSSTTESFTWTNDSANAVVYAADTNVAGILGGSGTRNITFTGAGAGGWTFNQIFQQTGAFAVNLTKDGATQLTLAAANAATVAGSTFTMKAGKLNLNNATALFNTNMALLVQGGTLDNTSGAALTLTSNNPQTWNGDFAFGTVDGTANNSLNLGTGAVTLGTTAGTSRTITANGGGTFTVPSVIANGTTANALVKTGNGILRLDAANTFSGGLTLQSGPLHFGGATAAGPGTLTINGGSLVARNGSRTLANSVAVGGDFTLDDITVPNNALNLSGAINLGGSTRVITVADASTGVDSTISGVISNGGFTKAGAGSLTLSAANTFAGATSITGGTLTLNNANPINSTTGVSINGSGAKLVLASAASVSAPVTLTQGGLDGIGTISSLTVANSSGNTLAAGSGATGVLTFGTLTFQGAATLNLRVAGASPDEYLQTTTLETNAAAPVTVNVSNSSTTWSNGTDYTLIQFSSYSSAADASHFTLGTVSGLAPGQTAALINTGTAIVLRITSASLIWTGLQSSDWTTTAVGGSMNWTLGGIAAEFTTGSSVSFDDTAANHLVNLVENITAGSVVFSNTGTNNYTLFSAGGFGIASGSLVKNGNAKLTIATPQTFTGTTTINAGTVEIIETGSLASSSSIANAGSLVLNPDLSAVYANPITGTGSLTKLGGNALTLSGDSTFTGGVDLENGLLNLNSAGALGLGTTALVLNGGSLDNSSAADVSLSSSRPISWNVDMAFTGTHSLSLGSGAVTLGGTGSRTITVVANTLAIGEVKSTTQGLVKEGPGTLVVSGNGGGAAGSVLGGALAVPSGTLQINRTGDAVGGDFTATGLSGTGTITNGAAVVRWLLVNTTGTETFNGTLANGGVGPLGLQKLGTGTLILTGTNSYTGVTTLSAGALNVRSNGALGASAVSGVSRNGYLQLEGGIEIPATVTYTLSNDGTGITPCAVQNVSGANKIDGVVTMTSGGGNPAFQSDAGSLTLAGNITSDQTRSLVLQGASTGANTVSGVISNGTAGTNGVIKNGAGTWTLSGTNTYTGATAVNAGTLAITGNSSAVTGAVTVASGATLAGAGNLGGAVTVASGAHQAISVAATSGAQVTRVISGALTLTAGNILDLTAGATPADGTYTLVTANGGITGTPTTVNLSGITGTVVVSGNSLVLIVGSGYDSWAASKGLTAANNGPTQDPDGDGISNLLEFTLGGEPLTSDRSILPTQTVTPTDFIFTFHRADESEIEITLTFQYGSDLAGWSNVAVGATSAGQVTVTENGAAPDTVVVTIPRSSAVGGKLFGRLRGTKP; this is translated from the coding sequence ATGACCTTCGTGACCACGGCCCCCTTGGTCCACGCCGCCACCCGCACCTGGGACGGCGGAGCCACGGTGGCTGGCACCAATGGCGCCGGCGTGAACATGGGAACGGCGGCGAACTGGTCCGCGGACACGCTCCCGGTGGCGGGTGACACCATCGAGTTCACCGGTTTCGACAGCGCCACCACCGATCTGGTGATGACCTCCACGCTCGGCGGGAGCGGCACCGGCTCGGGGCTGGCGGCCTTCAATGTGAATCAGGCGAACGCCCTGTCCTTCTCCGGCTCGACCACCTCGTTCTACACCCGCTTGGCCAACGGGGGAACCTTCACCGTTTCGAGCGGCGCGGGTGCGATCACGTTCGGAACGAATGCCCGCATGATCTGCGGTGCCGGCAGCAGCACCACCGAGTCCTTCACCTGGACCAATGATTCCGCCAACGCGGTGGTCTACGCCGCGGATACCAACGTCGCGGGAATTCTCGGCGGCAGCGGCACCCGCAACATCACCTTCACCGGTGCGGGTGCCGGTGGCTGGACCTTCAACCAAATTTTCCAGCAGACCGGAGCCTTCGCCGTGAATCTGACCAAGGATGGGGCCACGCAGTTGACCCTGGCGGCGGCGAACGCCGCGACGGTCGCGGGTAGCACCTTCACCATGAAGGCTGGCAAGCTCAACCTGAACAACGCCACGGCCCTCTTCAATACGAACATGGCGCTGCTCGTCCAGGGTGGCACGCTCGACAACACCAGCGGCGCGGCCCTCACCCTCACCAGCAACAATCCGCAGACCTGGAACGGGGATTTCGCCTTCGGCACCGTCGATGGTACCGCGAACAACAGCCTGAACCTGGGAACGGGTGCCGTCACCCTGGGCACCACTGCCGGCACCTCCCGGACCATCACCGCCAATGGCGGCGGGACCTTCACCGTGCCCAGCGTCATCGCCAATGGCACCACCGCCAACGCCCTGGTGAAGACCGGCAATGGGATCCTGCGCCTGGATGCCGCGAACACCTTCAGCGGCGGCCTGACCCTCCAGTCCGGCCCCCTGCACTTCGGCGGTGCCACCGCCGCGGGACCCGGCACCCTCACCATCAACGGCGGTTCGCTCGTCGCGCGCAATGGCAGCAGGACCCTCGCGAACAGCGTGGCCGTGGGCGGGGACTTCACCCTCGATGACATCACGGTTCCGAACAACGCGCTCAATCTCAGCGGCGCGATCAATCTGGGCGGCAGCACCCGCGTGATCACCGTGGCGGACGCCTCCACCGGAGTCGATTCCACCATCTCCGGTGTCATTTCGAACGGCGGCTTCACCAAGGCGGGCGCGGGCAGCCTCACGCTCTCCGCGGCGAACACCTTTGCCGGGGCGACCTCCATCACCGGTGGCACGCTCACGTTGAACAATGCCAATCCGATCAACTCCACCACCGGGGTCTCGATCAATGGCAGTGGCGCGAAACTCGTCCTCGCCTCCGCCGCCTCGGTCTCCGCGCCGGTCACCCTCACCCAGGGCGGGCTCGATGGCATCGGCACCATCAGCTCCCTCACCGTCGCCAACTCCTCTGGCAACACCCTCGCCGCGGGATCCGGTGCCACCGGCGTGCTGACCTTCGGCACCCTCACCTTCCAGGGAGCCGCCACCCTGAACCTGCGCGTGGCCGGAGCCTCCCCGGATGAATACCTCCAGACCACGACCCTTGAGACGAATGCCGCGGCCCCTGTGACCGTGAACGTCTCGAACTCCTCCACCACCTGGTCGAATGGCACGGACTACACCCTCATCCAGTTCTCCAGCTACAGCTCGGCCGCGGATGCTTCCCACTTCACCCTTGGCACCGTTTCCGGGCTCGCCCCGGGCCAGACCGCCGCGCTGATCAACACCGGCACTGCCATCGTGCTCCGCATCACCAGCGCCAGCCTGATTTGGACCGGTCTTCAAAGCTCGGATTGGACCACCACCGCGGTGGGCGGTTCCATGAACTGGACCCTCGGCGGGATCGCCGCGGAGTTTACCACCGGCAGCTCGGTGTCCTTCGATGACACCGCTGCGAACCACCTGGTGAATCTCGTCGAAAACATCACCGCGGGCTCGGTCGTGTTCTCGAACACCGGCACGAACAACTACACCCTCTTCAGTGCCGGCGGCTTCGGCATCGCCAGCGGGTCCCTCGTCAAGAACGGCAACGCGAAATTGACCATCGCCACCCCGCAAACCTTCACCGGCACCACCACCATCAACGCGGGGACCGTGGAGATCATCGAAACCGGCTCCCTCGCCAGCAGCTCCTCGATCGCGAATGCCGGCAGCCTGGTGCTCAATCCCGACTTGTCCGCCGTCTACGCCAATCCCATCACCGGCACCGGCAGCCTCACCAAGCTGGGCGGAAACGCCCTCACCCTTTCCGGTGACAGCACCTTCACCGGCGGGGTCGACCTGGAAAACGGCCTGCTCAATCTGAACAGCGCCGGAGCTCTCGGCTTGGGCACCACGGCCCTAGTGCTGAACGGCGGCTCGCTGGACAACAGCAGCGCGGCCGATGTCTCGCTCTCTTCGTCCCGCCCCATCTCGTGGAACGTCGACATGGCCTTCACCGGTACCCACAGCCTTAGCCTCGGCTCCGGCGCGGTGACCCTCGGCGGTACCGGCTCCCGCACCATCACGGTGGTGGCGAACACCCTGGCCATCGGCGAGGTGAAATCCACCACCCAGGGCCTGGTGAAAGAGGGGCCCGGTACGCTGGTCGTGTCTGGCAATGGTGGGGGCGCGGCAGGCAGTGTGCTCGGTGGCGCCCTGGCGGTGCCCTCCGGCACCCTGCAGATCAACCGCACCGGTGATGCCGTCGGCGGGGATTTCACCGCGACCGGACTTTCGGGCACCGGCACCATCACCAACGGTGCCGCCGTGGTCCGTTGGCTGCTCGTCAACACCACCGGCACCGAGACCTTCAATGGCACCCTGGCCAATGGTGGCGTCGGCCCCCTGGGCCTGCAGAAGCTCGGCACCGGCACCCTCATCCTCACGGGCACGAACAGCTACACCGGAGTCACCACGTTGAGCGCGGGGGCCCTCAACGTGAGGAGCAACGGCGCGCTGGGTGCCAGCGCCGTCAGCGGGGTGTCCCGGAACGGATACCTCCAGTTGGAAGGCGGCATCGAGATTCCCGCCACTGTCACCTACACCCTGAGCAATGACGGCACCGGCATCACCCCGTGCGCGGTCCAGAACGTTTCCGGCGCCAACAAGATCGATGGCGTCGTCACCATGACCTCCGGCGGGGGCAACCCGGCCTTCCAATCGGACGCGGGCTCGCTGACCCTGGCGGGGAACATCACCAGTGACCAGACCCGCTCCCTCGTCCTCCAGGGCGCATCCACCGGGGCGAACACCGTCAGCGGTGTCATCTCCAATGGCACCGCCGGCACCAACGGCGTCATCAAGAACGGCGCTGGCACCTGGACCCTCTCCGGTACCAACACCTACACCGGCGCCACCGCCGTGAACGCCGGCACCCTCGCGATCACCGGAAACTCCTCTGCCGTCACCGGCGCTGTCACCGTCGCCAGCGGGGCCACCCTCGCGGGCGCGGGCAATCTCGGGGGAGCGGTGACCGTCGCCAGTGGTGCCCACCAGGCGATCTCCGTCGCCGCCACCTCCGGCGCGCAGGTCACCCGCGTCATCAGCGGTGCCTTGACCCTCACCGCCGGCAATATCCTGGACCTCACCGCCGGGGCTACTCCCGCGGATGGCACCTACACCCTGGTCACCGCCAATGGCGGCATCACCGGCACCCCCACCACTGTCAACCTCAGTGGCATTACCGGCACCGTCGTGGTGTCGGGCAACAGCCTCGTGCTCATCGTGGGATCGGGCTACGACAGTTGGGCGGCTTCCAAGGGACTCACTGCGGCGAACAATGGCCCGACCCAGGATCCGGATGGCGACGGGATCTCCAACCTCCTTGAGTTCACCCTCGGAGGCGAGCCCCTCACCTCCGACCGCTCCATCCTTCCGACGCAGACCGTGACTCCCACCGATTTCATCTTCACCTTCCACCGGGCGGATGAATCGGAAATCGAGATCACCCTGACCTTCCAATATGGATCGGACCTCGCCGGCTGGTCGAATGTCGCCGTCGGGGCGACCTCGGCGGGACAGGTCACGGTCACCGAAAACGGTGCCGCCCCTGATACCGTCGTCGTCACCATCCCCCGCAGCAGCGCCGTCGGCGGCAAGCTCTTCGGTCGCCTGCGCGGAACCAAGCCGTAA
- a CDS encoding FAD-dependent oxidoreductase: MNNRFSRRAFLAGSLALGACGRSSRTSGGNGWTGGIVGASHQTGHLLRQAMTGPPVQAETADVIVAGGGMSGLIAALRLKQAGRRVKVIELDANIGGNATSGRNTTSAYPWGAHYVPVPSADMTDVCTLLAELGLGRPGAWKEETFCHDPSERLWIRGHWQDGIVPSYGISPDDRQQIERFFALMETYKSRRGSDGKRAFAIPVEHSSRDPEFTAFDGITMAEWLKREDFTSSELLWHIDYGCRDDYGAGIALVSAWAGIHYFAARDSQELFTWPEGNGWIVNRLREQLDGDILTGHLVTRLTPDGRVEAIEAATGTRRAWQAKDIVCAAPRFIAKHLIPELASSPVPDYSPWMVANLTLRQPLSETWDNVLRDSPALGYVVATHQSLYPAQGPTVITYYQPLDHLSPAEARKEALETSYADWCEGILDDLERPHPEIRDHLTHLDVWLWGHAMARPLPGVIHGEARARMRDPLGRIRFAHSDMSGLSIFEEACHWGNEAARGILAV, from the coding sequence ATGAATAACCGCTTCAGCCGCCGCGCGTTTCTCGCCGGATCGCTTGCGCTCGGCGCGTGCGGCCGGAGTTCCCGGACAAGTGGAGGGAATGGATGGACCGGCGGCATCGTCGGCGCATCGCACCAGACCGGTCACCTGCTCCGACAGGCGATGACCGGACCGCCGGTGCAGGCCGAAACCGCGGACGTGATCGTCGCCGGCGGCGGCATGTCCGGCTTGATCGCCGCGCTGCGGTTGAAGCAAGCGGGGCGCCGCGTGAAGGTAATCGAGCTGGATGCCAACATCGGCGGCAATGCCACCAGCGGCCGCAATACCACCTCCGCCTACCCTTGGGGCGCCCACTACGTGCCGGTGCCATCCGCGGACATGACCGACGTCTGCACGCTGCTCGCGGAGCTCGGCCTTGGCCGCCCCGGCGCGTGGAAGGAGGAAACCTTCTGCCACGATCCCTCCGAGCGGTTGTGGATCCGCGGCCATTGGCAGGACGGCATCGTGCCATCGTATGGGATCTCCCCGGATGATCGCCAGCAGATCGAACGCTTCTTCGCCCTGATGGAGACCTACAAGTCCCGCCGTGGCAGCGACGGCAAGCGCGCCTTCGCCATTCCGGTGGAACACAGCTCGCGCGATCCCGAGTTCACCGCGTTCGATGGCATCACCATGGCGGAGTGGTTGAAGCGCGAGGACTTCACCAGCAGCGAACTGCTGTGGCACATCGACTACGGCTGCCGCGACGACTACGGGGCGGGCATCGCACTGGTTTCCGCGTGGGCGGGCATCCACTATTTCGCTGCGCGGGATTCGCAGGAGCTTTTCACCTGGCCGGAGGGCAATGGCTGGATCGTGAACCGCCTGCGGGAACAACTCGACGGCGACATTCTAACAGGCCACCTCGTCACCCGGCTCACGCCGGACGGCCGGGTCGAAGCCATCGAGGCCGCCACCGGCACACGCCGCGCTTGGCAAGCGAAGGATATCGTCTGCGCCGCCCCGCGCTTCATCGCGAAACACCTCATCCCGGAACTCGCCTCCTCCCCTGTCCCCGACTATTCCCCGTGGATGGTGGCGAACCTCACCCTCCGCCAACCGCTCTCGGAAACCTGGGACAATGTCCTCCGCGACAGCCCGGCGCTCGGCTACGTGGTGGCCACCCACCAGAGCCTCTACCCGGCGCAGGGCCCCACCGTCATCACCTACTACCAGCCGCTCGATCACCTGTCGCCCGCCGAGGCCCGCAAAGAGGCGCTGGAAACCTCCTACGCCGACTGGTGCGAGGGAATCCTCGATGACCTCGAGCGCCCCCACCCGGAGATCCGCGACCACCTCACCCACCTCGATGTCTGGCTGTGGGGCCACGCCATGGCCCGCCCCCTCCCCGGCGTGATCCACGGCGAAGCCCGTGCCCGGATGCGCGATCCGCTCGGCCGGATCCGTTTCGCCCACAGCGACATGAGCGGGCTGTCCATCTTCGAGGAAGCCTGCCACTGGGGAAACGAGGCCGCCCGCGGGATTCTGGCTGTCTGA
- a CDS encoding dicarboxylate/amino acid:cation symporter — translation MVRKPLYRSLYFQVLAAIAIGVLLGHFNPEKGMAMKPVGDGFIKLIKMIIAPVIFCTVVTGIAGMEDMKKVGKTGGLALLYFEIVSTVALILGLVVVNVVRPGEGMNVNVATLKTDGLEAYIGPGKMLNTTDFILNVIPNTIFDAFAKGEVLQVLLIALLFGFALHRLGGRETLVYQLIDKTSQVLFGIVGMIMKLAPIGAFGAMAFTVGKSGVGTLLSLGKLMGSFYATCLLFIFVVLGLIARTHGFSIWKFLRYIREELLIVLGTSSSESALPRMIAKMENLGAKKSVVGLVIPTGYSFNLDGTSIYMTMAAVFIAQATNTPMDLTHQLTLLGVLLLTSKGAAGVTGAGFIVLAASISAVGHMPVEGLALILGIDRFMSEARALTNIIGNGVATVVVAGWTGDLDKDQMARVLDGGVAENAGDLDAEPS, via the coding sequence ATGGTGCGGAAACCGCTCTATCGTTCGCTCTATTTCCAGGTCCTCGCGGCGATCGCGATTGGCGTGCTGCTGGGGCATTTCAATCCCGAGAAGGGGATGGCGATGAAACCGGTGGGGGACGGCTTCATCAAGCTGATCAAGATGATCATCGCGCCGGTGATCTTCTGCACCGTGGTGACCGGGATCGCCGGGATGGAGGACATGAAGAAGGTCGGGAAGACCGGCGGGCTGGCGCTGCTCTACTTCGAGATCGTCAGCACCGTGGCGCTCATCCTTGGGCTGGTGGTGGTGAACGTCGTCCGGCCGGGGGAGGGGATGAACGTGAACGTCGCCACTCTCAAGACCGATGGGCTGGAAGCCTACATCGGGCCGGGGAAGATGCTGAACACCACGGACTTCATCCTCAATGTCATCCCGAACACGATCTTCGACGCCTTTGCCAAGGGCGAGGTCCTGCAGGTGCTGCTGATCGCCCTCCTGTTCGGCTTCGCCCTGCACCGGCTGGGCGGGCGGGAAACGCTGGTCTATCAGCTCATCGACAAGACCTCGCAGGTGCTTTTCGGCATCGTCGGCATGATCATGAAGCTGGCTCCGATCGGGGCCTTCGGCGCGATGGCCTTCACGGTGGGCAAGAGCGGGGTCGGCACGCTGCTGTCGCTGGGCAAGCTGATGGGCTCGTTCTACGCCACCTGCCTGCTGTTCATTTTCGTGGTGCTCGGCCTGATCGCCCGGACGCATGGCTTCTCGATCTGGAAGTTCCTTCGCTACATCCGCGAGGAGCTGCTCATCGTGCTGGGCACCTCGTCCTCCGAATCCGCGCTGCCGCGGATGATCGCGAAGATGGAGAACCTCGGCGCGAAGAAGTCCGTGGTGGGGCTGGTGATCCCCACCGGCTATTCCTTCAACCTGGATGGTACTTCCATCTACATGACGATGGCGGCCGTGTTCATCGCCCAGGCGACGAACACCCCGATGGACCTCACCCACCAGCTCACGCTGCTGGGTGTGCTGCTGCTGACTTCGAAAGGTGCCGCGGGAGTGACCGGCGCTGGCTTCATCGTGCTGGCGGCGTCCATTTCGGCGGTCGGCCACATGCCGGTGGAAGGGCTGGCGCTGATCCTGGGGATCGACCGCTTCATGTCCGAAGCCCGCGCGCTGACGAACATCATCGGCAACGGCGTGGCGACCGTGGTGGTGGCGGGATGGACCGGGGATTTGGACAAGGACCAGATGGCCCGGGTGCTGGATGGCGGAGTGGCTGAAAATGCCGGGGACTTGGATGCAGAGCCGTCTTGA
- a CDS encoding AraC family transcriptional regulator: MLPAGEPPVPQVNPTIQIRSFIARSHHGPGQWSASHYHREWEIVFIQRGSGIRCIGDSVEKFTAGDLVIIPGGLAHVWHWNAGQKPRCTVLHFLPQAWGTTFWELTEIQAFRRLCEKAGGGARFSGRGVAQIGGRMEALTKTDSATLASLSELLGIFSRMTDLECYPLNAQGAGNGTRRNPLLEDLLAWVAANLRGGITQQEAADRMKMNPSSFCRWFKMNAGCSFKRYVNEIRVAKVCARITRGDQSITEAAFAAGYNNLSNFNRHFLNITGVTPSAFRDRHRKSVE; this comes from the coding sequence ATGCTTCCCGCCGGAGAGCCGCCGGTTCCCCAGGTGAATCCCACCATCCAGATCCGGAGCTTCATCGCCCGCAGCCACCATGGGCCCGGCCAGTGGTCCGCGTCGCACTATCACCGGGAATGGGAGATCGTGTTCATCCAGAGGGGATCCGGCATCCGCTGTATCGGGGACTCCGTGGAGAAATTCACCGCGGGGGACCTGGTGATCATTCCGGGAGGACTCGCGCATGTCTGGCATTGGAACGCCGGGCAGAAGCCCCGCTGCACGGTGCTGCATTTCCTGCCGCAGGCGTGGGGAACCACGTTCTGGGAACTCACCGAAATCCAGGCCTTCCGCAGGCTCTGTGAGAAGGCCGGAGGGGGCGCGCGCTTCAGCGGCCGCGGGGTGGCACAAATCGGCGGCAGGATGGAAGCGCTTACGAAAACCGATTCCGCGACTTTGGCCTCATTGTCCGAACTGCTCGGCATCTTCTCACGGATGACGGATTTGGAATGCTATCCCTTGAACGCGCAGGGGGCGGGAAACGGGACGCGCCGGAACCCCCTTTTGGAAGATCTGCTGGCGTGGGTGGCCGCCAACCTGCGGGGCGGGATCACACAGCAGGAAGCCGCCGACCGGATGAAGATGAATCCGAGTTCGTTCTGCCGCTGGTTCAAGATGAATGCCGGGTGCTCCTTCAAGCGCTATGTGAACGAGATCCGCGTGGCGAAGGTCTGCGCCAGGATCACGCGGGGTGACCAGTCGATCACCGAGGCTGCCTTCGCGGCCGGGTATAACAACCTGTCGAACTTCAACCGGCACTTCCTCAACATCACCGGGGTGACTCCGTCGGCGTTTCGAGACCGTCATCGGAAATCCGTGGAATAG
- a CDS encoding ThuA domain-containing protein — MHLRNSLLAIAGAVTALLPFATVAKAEDAKKKIVFVAGRPSHPPGEHEHRAGCMLLADQLNKSGLPVEAKVVDNGWPQDASVFDGASAIVIYSDGGGGHPAIKQLEALKTFAKSGVGIGCIHYAVEIPKGEPGNTFLDLLGGYFESDWSVNPHWNASYTLPKHAVTRGINNFSMLDEWYYHMRFRDKMAGVTPILTALPGPDTLTRKDGPHEGNPEVRAAVLERKEPQHMMWVYERPDAVGKGRSFGFTGGHFHKNWQNDDFRRVVLNSIVWISGLEVPAKGVPSKTPTDAEMQANLDPKGKK; from the coding sequence ATGCACCTGAGAAACTCCCTGCTCGCCATCGCCGGCGCGGTCACCGCGCTGCTCCCCTTCGCCACCGTGGCGAAGGCCGAGGACGCCAAGAAGAAGATCGTCTTCGTCGCCGGTCGTCCCAGCCATCCTCCCGGTGAGCACGAACACCGCGCGGGCTGCATGCTGCTGGCCGACCAGCTCAACAAAAGCGGCCTGCCGGTCGAGGCGAAGGTCGTGGACAACGGCTGGCCGCAGGACGCCTCCGTCTTCGACGGAGCCTCCGCGATCGTCATCTACTCGGACGGCGGTGGCGGTCACCCGGCCATCAAGCAGCTCGAAGCCCTCAAGACCTTCGCCAAGTCCGGCGTCGGCATCGGCTGCATCCACTACGCCGTGGAAATCCCGAAGGGCGAGCCCGGCAACACGTTCCTCGACCTCCTCGGCGGCTACTTCGAGAGCGACTGGTCGGTGAACCCGCACTGGAACGCCTCCTACACCCTGCCGAAGCACGCCGTCACCCGCGGCATCAACAACTTCAGCATGCTCGACGAGTGGTACTACCACATGCGCTTCCGCGACAAGATGGCGGGCGTGACCCCGATCCTCACCGCCCTGCCCGGTCCGGACACGCTCACCCGCAAGGACGGCCCGCACGAAGGCAACCCGGAAGTCCGTGCCGCCGTGCTGGAGCGCAAGGAGCCGCAGCACATGATGTGGGTCTATGAGCGCCCGGACGCCGTGGGCAAGGGCCGCTCCTTCGGCTTCACCGGCGGCCACTTCCACAAGAACTGGCAGAACGACGACTTCCGCCGCGTGGTGCTGAACTCCATCGTCTGGATCTCCGGCCTCGAGGTCCCGGCCAAGGGCGTGCCCTCCAAGACCCCGACCGACGCCGAAATGCAGGCCAACCTCGACCCGAAGGGGAAGAAGTAA
- a CDS encoding polyamine aminopropyltransferase: MDSRGMRLLLLASVFTIATCGLIYELIAGTLASYLLGDSVTQFSTVIGVYLFAMGVGSWLSKFVKEKVLATFIRVEFLIGLIGGFSALLLFALFDQVASFRVLLYGLVFLTGALVGLEIPLLLRLLKDQLKFEDLVSRVLSLDYIGALAASLLFPLVLVPKLGLVRSSFLFGLLNAGVGLLALHFLRSSLERQRMLWLGGILSVLLLAAGFAGADRWQAWAERSAYNENIIFAHSSPYQRLILTRHRDDLRLYLNGNLQFSSRDEYRYHETLVHPVLSRIEKPKQVLVLGGGDGLAAREILRYPAVESITLVDLDAEMTRLFSRQPVLTALNAGSLTSPKLHVENADAFTWLETAAKRGLKFDAAIIDFPDPSNFSIGKLYSTAFYEKLRNVLSPSALISIQCTSPLAARKSFWCVDETLRACGYGTAPYHVYVPSFGEWGFILASPEPATLADGAPHALPEGLRYLTPDTLVQCFRFPPDMSVVPAGVNRLNNQVLVRHFEEEWGRYE; the protein is encoded by the coding sequence ATGGATTCGCGCGGCATGCGCCTGCTGCTGCTGGCGTCGGTGTTCACCATCGCCACCTGCGGGCTGATCTACGAGCTGATCGCCGGCACGCTGGCGTCCTACCTGCTGGGCGACTCGGTCACGCAGTTCTCGACGGTGATCGGCGTCTATCTCTTCGCCATGGGCGTGGGCTCGTGGCTGTCGAAGTTCGTGAAGGAGAAGGTGCTCGCCACCTTCATCCGGGTGGAGTTCCTGATCGGGTTGATCGGGGGATTTTCAGCGCTGCTGTTGTTCGCGCTGTTCGACCAGGTGGCGTCGTTCCGGGTGTTGCTCTACGGGCTGGTGTTTCTCACCGGAGCGCTGGTCGGGCTGGAGATCCCGCTGCTGCTGCGCCTGCTGAAGGACCAGTTGAAGTTCGAGGATCTGGTGTCGCGGGTACTGTCGCTCGACTACATCGGCGCGCTGGCCGCCTCGCTGTTGTTCCCGCTGGTGCTGGTGCCGAAGCTCGGGCTGGTGCGCTCGTCGTTCTTGTTCGGCCTGCTCAACGCGGGCGTCGGGCTGCTGGCGCTGCATTTCCTGCGCTCCAGCCTGGAGCGCCAGCGGATGCTGTGGCTCGGCGGCATTCTCTCGGTGCTGTTGCTCGCCGCGGGTTTCGCCGGGGCCGACCGCTGGCAGGCGTGGGCCGAACGCTCCGCCTACAACGAGAACATCATCTTCGCGCACAGCAGCCCGTACCAGCGGTTGATCCTCACCCGCCATCGCGACGACCTGCGGCTCTACCTGAACGGCAACCTCCAGTTCAGCTCCCGCGACGAATACCGCTACCATGAAACGCTGGTGCATCCGGTGCTGTCCCGGATCGAGAAGCCGAAACAGGTGCTGGTGCTCGGTGGCGGCGATGGTCTGGCAGCGCGGGAGATCCTGCGCTACCCGGCGGTGGAGAGCATCACGCTGGTGGACCTCGACGCGGAGATGACCCGGCTGTTTTCCCGACAGCCGGTGCTCACCGCGCTCAATGCCGGGTCGCTCACTTCGCCAAAACTCCACGTCGAAAACGCCGACGCATTCACCTGGCTGGAGACCGCCGCTAAGCGTGGATTGAAATTCGATGCCGCGATCATCGACTTCCCAGACCCCTCGAACTTCTCGATCGGCAAGCTCTACTCGACCGCATTCTACGAGAAGCTCCGTAACGTGCTCTCGCCCTCCGCGCTGATCTCGATCCAATGCACCTCGCCTCTAGCCGCGCGGAAGTCGTTCTGGTGCGTGGATGAAACGCTGCGCGCCTGCGGCTACGGCACCGCACCCTACCACGTTTATGTGCCGTCGTTCGGCGAATGGGGGTTCATCCTCGCCTCTCCGGAACCGGCGACGCTGGCGGATGGCGCGCCGCACGCGCTGCCGGAGGGCCTGCGCTATCTCACGCCGGACACGCTGGTGCAGTGCTTCCGGTTTCCGCCGGACATGTCGGTGGTGCCCGCGGGCGTGAACCGCCTGAACAACCAGGTCCTGGTCCGCCACTTCGAGGAGGAATGGGGGCGCTATGAATAA